The following are encoded in a window of Rhizobium sp. WYJ-E13 genomic DNA:
- a CDS encoding GNAT family N-acetyltransferase, whose product MNIRKADPADARELSEILNEIIAIGGTTALETPLSPEELADWFITGEWPLICHVAESSSGLAGFQSLSLYGNPPKGWADIATFARQNPKIPGVGTALFAATLAVAKERNIEFINATIRADNAGGLAYYEKMGFRTYNTIEKVPLKDGTLVDKIQKQYEVQKGRSDL is encoded by the coding sequence CTGAATATTCGAAAGGCTGATCCGGCCGACGCCCGGGAACTTTCCGAGATTCTCAACGAGATCATCGCAATCGGCGGCACAACCGCACTCGAGACCCCTCTTTCGCCGGAAGAACTGGCCGATTGGTTCATAACAGGCGAATGGCCTCTGATATGCCACGTCGCCGAGAGCAGTTCTGGTCTCGCCGGTTTTCAGTCCCTGAGCCTCTACGGAAACCCGCCGAAGGGCTGGGCCGATATCGCGACCTTCGCGCGGCAGAACCCAAAGATACCGGGCGTTGGAACCGCACTTTTCGCGGCAACTCTTGCCGTTGCCAAAGAGCGCAACATCGAGTTCATCAACGCAACCATCCGCGCCGACAATGCCGGCGGTCTCGCCTATTACGAAAAAATGGGCTTCCGCACCTATAACACGATTGAGAAAGTGCCGCTTAAGGATGGTACGCTGGTGGACAAAATTCAGAAGCAATATGAGGTGCAGAAGGGTCGGAGCGACCTCTAG